The Halobacterium litoreum genome includes a region encoding these proteins:
- a CDS encoding plastocyanin/azurin family copper-binding protein produces MKRRDFLKIATGSAGGAAAIGAAGAQSSTSASAALQEEGNNTTTTSGNGTTGNETTTSGGGGGGTAQTKTVEVGPNGQNVFAPETVYVKPGDTVKWVWKGSVGHNVHAQSVPEGADWDVQTEITSAPFEYEYTFDGPTGEYNYVCDPHASVGMEGTVVVNETGQAPGGEGGEAELHPHEMGVPFQAHFVGIATILMMIVTLVYSFFVLKYGESQHASAPNKE; encoded by the coding sequence ATGAAGAGGCGGGACTTTCTGAAGATTGCGACCGGTTCGGCCGGCGGTGCCGCGGCCATCGGAGCGGCCGGTGCGCAGTCGTCGACGTCCGCGTCCGCCGCCCTGCAGGAGGAAGGTAACAACACGACCACCACCTCCGGCAACGGCACGACGGGCAACGAGACGACTACCTCCGGTGGCGGCGGTGGCGGCACAGCCCAGACGAAGACCGTCGAAGTCGGTCCGAACGGTCAGAACGTGTTCGCCCCGGAGACGGTGTACGTGAAGCCGGGCGACACCGTCAAGTGGGTCTGGAAGGGCTCGGTCGGGCACAACGTCCACGCGCAAAGCGTTCCCGAGGGCGCCGACTGGGACGTCCAGACGGAAATCACGTCTGCACCCTTCGAGTACGAGTACACGTTCGACGGGCCGACCGGCGAGTACAACTACGTCTGTGACCCGCACGCCAGCGTCGGCATGGAGGGCACCGTCGTCGTCAACGAGACCGGGCAGGCGCCCGGTGGCGAGGGCGGCGAAGCGGAACTCCACCCCCACGAGATGGGCGTGCCGTTCCAGGCGCACTTCGTGGGCATCGCGACCATCCTCATGATGATCGTGACGCTCGTGTACTCGTTCTTCGTCCTGAAGTACGGCGAATCACAGCACGCTAGCGCCCCCAACAAGGAATAA
- a CDS encoding DUF7318 family protein, translating into MSSKGSNYGDIHRYEPARESTAATIAIVLLTLIEVVLVALFAWGLISGLGTDPVGNMYLGFLLAAIFIDLSFILLLYRKEFLPDVMIVKKRRRKWEDLYVREDEVDGVDTFGDTVEQFKKAVYPYYKK; encoded by the coding sequence ATGTCCTCGAAAGGTTCCAACTACGGCGACATCCACCGGTACGAGCCAGCGCGCGAGAGCACGGCAGCGACGATTGCAATCGTCCTGCTGACGCTCATCGAAGTCGTGTTGGTCGCACTGTTCGCGTGGGGGCTCATCTCGGGCCTCGGCACGGACCCAGTCGGGAACATGTACCTCGGGTTCCTGCTGGCGGCCATCTTCATCGACCTCTCGTTCATCCTGTTGCTGTACCGGAAGGAGTTCCTGCCGGACGTGATGATCGTCAAGAAGCGCCGCCGGAAGTGGGAGGACCTCTACGTCCGCGAGGACGAGGTTGACGGCGTCGACACGTTCGGTGACACGGTCGAACAGTTCAAGAAAGCAGTCTACCCCTACTACAAGAAGTAA